Proteins encoded together in one Asterias rubens chromosome 4, eAstRub1.3, whole genome shotgun sequence window:
- the LOC117289618 gene encoding VPS9 domain-containing protein 1-like, producing the protein MSMEGHLQSAMKAVGKAIKLDGDGNSREAYFRYLACIQYISQVLLQEAKNQGYQGSVKTKSTERMVKLAQQCMDRTSAIMEVTAYGQTDQLSPPPVAQSGRFSPSITFNSSPPPVPKTVEQQPKPAQAYKPPSAFGLVPQHTEYSSLRAGQGTATSLPVPMGYKRPVTRNDKLTPLEAAYLENRRLMSAYQARLLKLMETSRGRGKQNKTNLNLALQRRLMENMAIARAREAALAKKIHERHQRLQEEAARRFSSTGEPTKMEIELRQIYASVMEFENNESWLLEWREKLREAPKDLKFIHSLISHILACQDHPFTQLLKKFQFSVYQSLLPLIQKDAEALEQIRVPYKMVEPLAMSDSKPRVIPTDSFAAPEDLDESLDEDLMRRLKALRTSSHIDQRESLYGNMLASSSSQDKEEEEGDLWDELNSGDETLEDGIKEETRKGDGEEEAPSNHSETTSVKSVGDSGDEKEILKTRLPSNEELTEGGEGDAATHDSPLRSREPSVGESGEETDVIQNNLQSDEEQRDLECDIEKSREPSRSSENLEEEDGEDVFVETDVVHRMRSISLEIQDDLADALTEGDKLTKILKDQVAEDSAVAEGNMNGNIEETNGINSGDESDVAPDLRTEDVCDDDSETAGKQNVSSEGVPEDTLDHNLKSNSIQDTDTCLDSDDQSHDCSTHGEDAVREDQVSKDADLSSRVDERTEERQETKKTEEEEAEERIARLQEEALQRHLKHISKDIQNYLDKLQSLLIAVYEELDSALAKEQCIAVIEKHFFHYIWQPLLTLFRRSNLRKEMAAATAMTKYQNALPENIGIIGKLCLTTEGAVQDENSYPYQLAVEELRRISGYFSPLDKLECVVKASRAIITCVGDFYEAQGQARENAENAVGCDDLLPILSFVVIKSALPHIVSECSVMEEFIHEGYLFGEEGYCLTTLQTSLGYVLKLAED; encoded by the exons GAGGCATACTTCAGGTATCTTGCCTGCATTCAGTACATCTCACAAGTACTACTACAAGAAGCCAAAAATCAAG gGTATCAGGGATCAGTGAAGACAAAAAGTACTGAGAGAATGGTCAAGTTGGCTCAGCAGTGCATGGACCGAACTTCAGCCATTATGGAAGTCACAG CTTATGGACAGACAGATCAACTGTCCCCACCACCTGTTGCCCAATCGGGTCGATTTAGTCCCTCCATCACCTTCAACTCATCGCCACCCCCAGTGCCCAAGACGGTGGAACAACAACCAAAGCCCGCTCAAGCCTACAAACCTCCGTCCGCCTTCGGCCTGGTGCCGCAACATACTGAGTACTCATCATTAAGAGCTGGTCAGGGAACGGCCACTTCACTGCCAGTCCCTATGGGCTACAAGAGACCAGTAACAAG AAACGACAAGTTGACACCATTGGAAGCCGCCTATTTGGAAAATCGGCGCTTAATGAGCGCTTACCAAGCCAGGCTACTGAAACTCATGGAGACAAGCAGGGGACGAGGCAAGCAGAACAAGACCAatctg AACCTTGCCTTACAACGGAGGTTAATGGAAAATATGGCCATAGCAAGAGCAAGAGAAGCAGCG CTCGCTAAGAAGATCCATGAGCGCCACCAGCGTCTCCAGGAAGAAGCTGCGAGGCGGTTCTCGTCCACCGGAGAGCCCACTAAAATGGAGATTGAACTCCGACAGATCTACGCTAGCGTCATGGAGTTTGAAAATAACGAG TCCTGGCTTCTTGAATGGAGGGAAAAGCTCCGTGAGGCGCCCAAAGATCTGAAATTCATCCACTCCCTTATCAGCCACATCCTTGCCTGCCAAGATCATCCCTTCACACAACTCCttaagaagtttcagttttctGTCTACCAGAGTCTTCTTCCACTCATCCAGAAAGATGCAGAGGCCCTTGAGCAGATCAGAGTACCTTACAAGATGGTTGAGCCTCTCGCTATGTCAG ATTCCAAGCCGAGAGTCATCCCTACAGATAGTTTTGCCGCTCCTGAAGATCTTGATGAAAGTCTAGATGAGGACCTGATGCGTCGACTCAAAGCCTTGAGGACATCCAGCCACATCGACCAAAGAGAATCTCTGTATGGTAACATGCTGGCATCGTCTTCCTCGCAAGAcaaggaggaggaggagggcgATTTGTGGGATGAGCTGAACTCCGGGGATGAAACCCTGGAGGATGGAATCAAGGAGGAGACAAGGAAGGGAGATGGTGAAGAAGAAGCTCCATCAAATCACTCAGAAACTACCTCAGTTAAGAGTGTAGGTGACTCGGGTGATGAGAAAGAGATCTTGAAGACCCGTTTGCCGAGTAATGAAGAGCTGACAGAAGGTGGTGAGGGAGACGCAGCAACACATGATTCCCCATTGAGAAGTCGAGAGCCTTCAGTTGGGGAGTCGGGTGAGGAAACCGATGTCATACAGAACAATCTTCAAAGTGATGAGGAACAGCGAGATCTTGAATGTGATATTGAAAAATCAAGAGAACCTTCAAGGAGTTCGGAGAATcttgaagaagaagatggagaagatGTTTTTGTAGAGACTGATGTCGTTCATCGGATGAGGAGTATCAGTCTAGAGATCCAAGACGATCTTGCAGACGCCCTGACAGAGGGCGATAAACTCACGAAGATACTCAAAGACCAGGTCGCAGAAGACTCGGCAGTCGCGGAAGGAAACATGAATGGAAATATAGAAGAAACAAACGGTATCAACAGTGGCGATGAGTCAGATGTTGCTCCTGATTTAAGAACTGAAGATGTTTGTGATGATGACTCGGAGACGGCAGGGAAGCAGAATGTTAGTAGTGAAGGGGTACCTGAAGATACTCTTGATCATAACCTCAAATCAAACTCAATCCAAGACACAGACACTTGCTTGGATTCTGATGACCAAAGTCATGATTGCTCAACACATGGAGAAGACGCAGTGAGAGAAGACCAAGTCTCTAAAGATGCAGACTTGTCGTCGAGGGTTGATGAGAGGACTGAGGAGAGACAGGAAACTAAGAAGACAGAGGAGGAGGAAGCTGAAGAGAGGATAGCCCGGTTACAGGAGGAGGCGCTACAGAGGCATCTCAAGCACATCTCAAAGGATATTCAGAACTACTTAG ATAAATTACAGTCCCTGTTAATTGCTGTGTATGAGGAACTAGACAGCGCCCTCGCCAAGGAGCAGTGCATAGCCGTCATCGAGAAACATTTCTTCCACTACATCTGGCAACCACTCCTTACACTCTTCAG GCGATCAAATCTCAGGAAAGAGATGGCTGCGGCAACAGCTATGACCAAGTACCAGAATGCCTTGCCGGAGAATATCGGCATCATCGGGAAGCTGTGcctgacaacagagggcgctgttcaagaTGAGAACTCGTACCCGTACCAGCTGGCTGTTGAGGAGTTGAGGAGAATCAGTGGCTACTTCAGCCCTCTTGATAAACTGGAATGTGTCG TAAAAGCTTCACGAGCCATCATTACCTGCGTGGGAGACTTTTATGAAGCTCAGGGTCAGGCAAGAGAAAATGCTGAGAATGCTGT AGGTTGTGACGACCTTCTACCCATCCTTAGCTTTGTAGTCATTAAGTCTGCTCTTCCTCATATCGTCTCAGAATGTAGCGTCATGGAGGAGTTCATTCATGAAGG atatctgtTTGGCGAAGAAGGCTATTGTTTAACAACCCTGCAGACATCGTTAGGATATGTACTCAAGCTTGCCGAAGATTAA
- the LOC117289267 gene encoding glutathione S-transferase omega-2-like has protein sequence MPQLQQTKHLVTGDPLPPLEQGKVRLYSNGFCPFAHRARLTLAAKEVTYHIININLKQKPEWYFTKNPLGSTPCLESDEKIVTDSAIICDYLDDAYSSNPLWPEDPYQKARDKMVLDYHSSKVSPAFFKCSYYPVKGEEEKWFQEYLTHLAVIEEKLKERNTPFFGGSKPGMLDYLIWPWFERQVVFGDKFPFDKFPTLTAYRDAMKQDTAVQQAALPDSLILKFFNNYINGIYDFDIE, from the exons ATGCCGCAACTTCAGCAAACAAAGCACCTTGTAACTG GGGACCCTTTGCCGCCTCTTGAGCAAGGAAAGGTTCGTCTCTATAGCAACGGATTCTGTCCCTTTGCACACAGAGCAAGACTTACTCTTGCAGCTAAGGAAGTAAC GTACCACATCATTAACATTAACCTGAAGCAGAAACCAGAATGGTACTTCACCAAGAACCCTCTGGGCTCCACGCCGTGCTTAGAGAGCGATGAGAAGATCGTAACCGACTCTGCCATCATATGCGACTACCTCGATGATGCCTATAGTAGCAATCCACTCTGGCCAGAAGACCCTTACCAGAAAGCCCGAGATAAGATGGTCCTAGATTACCACTCCAGCAAG GTAAGTCCAGCTTTCTTCAAGTGCTCCTACTATCCTGTCAAAGGAGAAGAAGAGAAGTGGTTCCAAGAATATCTGACTCATCTCGCTGTGATTGAGGAGAAACTCAAAGAGAGGAATACACCGTTTTTCGGAG GATCCAAGCCCGGGATGTTGGACTACTTGATCTGGCCTTGGTTTGAACGTCAGGTCGTGTTCGGCGATAAATTCCCCTTCGATAAGTTTCCAACC TTGACAGCTTACCGTGATGCTATGAAGCAAGACACAGCAGTCCAGCAAGCAGCACTACCAGACTCACTGATCCTCAAGTTTTTCAACAACTACATCAACGGTATCTATGACTTTGATATCGAGTGA